One Streptomyces formicae genomic window, ACGCGACTGATTCGGAGAGACCGTGACCGCTTTCGCCCCGGACTCGATCGTCCTGAATCGGAAGCTGCCGCTGTGGTACCAGGTGTCCCAGTCACTGCGCGCCTCGATACTCGGCCGCACCCCCGAGGCCCCGCTCCGGCTGCCCACCGAGGAGCAGCTGGCGGGGCACTACGGGGTGAGCGTGCTGACCATGCGGCAGGCGCTCAAGGAGCTGGAGGACGAGGGCCTCATCTCCCGGCACCGGCGGCGCGGCACGTTCATCGAACCGAGCGCGCAGCGCGGCTCCCCCGTCCGCCTGCTCGGCTCGGTCGACGCGATCGTGGCCCAGCAGTCGGGCATGAGCACCCGGCTCCTGGAGCACGGCACGGCGCCCGTCCCGGCCGAACTCGCCGAGCACTTCCCCGACTCGGCCGAGGTGGCGACCTACCACCGGCTGCGCGGCGACGAGCTCTCCGGCGAGCCCACCAACCACGCCCGCAACTACATCCGCCCCGAACTGGCCGACCGCATCGACCCGGACGACCTCGTGCGCTGGCCGATGACCAAGGTCCTGCGGGACGTGGTGGGCGTCACCATCGGCCGGATCACCGACACCGTCGAGGCCACGCTAGCCGACCCGGAGACCGCCCGGCTCCTCCAAGTGCCGCTGCTCAGCCCGATCCTGCACTACACCGGCATCACGTACGACGAGGAGGGACGGGCCCTCGACGTGGCCCGCATCCACTACCGGGGCGACCGCTTCTCCTTCACGGTCACGCTCGACGCGACGTGACGCCCGGCCGGGGGTACGTCGTACGATGCCGGGCGTGACGCACGACGAAGCGCCGCTGCTCGGTGACCTCATGCCGTGGTCCGTCGCACCGCTCCGGCCGGGCCGGGGGTGGCCGATGGGCCCCGACGCCGCATCCCTGAAGGCCCGTTGGGACGCCTTCGTCCGCGCGGACGCCCCGGCGCGGGCCCGCCTGCTCGCCCCCTCGCGCTCGCGCACCCCGCACACCACGGTCGCCCAGCTCCCCGGCCACCCCGGCGGCACCGGCCCGCTGGCCACCGAGTCGGGCCGCTGCCCGGAGCCGGTGCGCGTGCTGCACGGCCCCTTCGACGAACAGTGGCTGATCCCCGATCACCGGCTCATCGACGTGGCACGGCCCGAGCTGTGGCGGGTCGCGGGCGAGGGCCAGCTGTTCCTCGTGGAGCAGGGACACGTCGCGGGAGCCTCGGGCCCCGCCGTACTGGCCTCCGCCGTACTCCCCGACGGCCGCTCGCCCGCCGGACGCCCGGGCAGGATCCGACCGCTGTTCCGCCGCCCCTGCGGACGCGAACCCAACGTGGCACCGGGCCTGCTCACCCACCTCTCCGCCGCCCTCGGACAGCCCGTCGACGCCGAGGACCTGCTCGCCTGGACGCTGGCCGCCGCACGCCCGTCGGCCGGGGGCTGCCGGGTCCCGCTGACCTCCGACGCCGAGCTGTGGGCACGCGGCACGGAACTGGGCCACCACCTGCTCCGCCTCCAGGCACGCGCCGACGGCGCCCGCCCCAAGCTCCCCGGAGGACGACGACCCTACGTCCGGGCGCCGCTCCCCGCACGGCCGACGGCGCTCACCTACGACGCCGACGAGGAAGCACTGTGCCTGGACGCGGGACGCATCTCACCGGTGCCGCGCGAGGCGTGGGAGTTCGAGGTGAGCGGCGTACGCGTCCTGGAACTGTGGTGCCTGCGCCGCACCACACCCACCGAGCCCGAGGACCCCACCGCGCTGGAGGCGATCCGCCCGACGACCTGGCCGCAGACCTGGACGTCCGAACTCCTCGAACTGATCACCGTACTCACGCTCCTGAGCGAACTGGAGCCGCGACGAGGCGAGTTGACGGACGCGCTCGACGAGGAACGGACGACGGACGCCGCCGAGCTGCGCGAGGCGGGCATCCTGCCGGTACCGGAGGCGGCACGACGCCCGGCCTCCGTCCTCGACCACCACGAAGAGGGCCCCGGCGGACAGTTCGCGCTCATCTGACTTCGCCGGACGTGGCCTCGCGACCGGCGTCGCCCGCTGCCACGAGCGCGAGGATCCCGGCGATCTGGAGCACGGCGAGCACGACGACGCCGGTGCGGAAGCCCGCCGCTCCCCCGCCGCCGAGGCCGTGGGCGAGCGCCGCGATCGCGGGACCGACCGTGAAGCCGAGGGTGCGCGCGGTGTTGCCGACCCCGCCGCTCGTGCCGAGCATGCCGGGCGGCGCCGCGGCCATGATCGACGCGTTCACCGGCGTACCGAACAGGGACTGCCCCACGCCGATCACGGCCAGCCGCCAGCCGATGTCGACGAGCCCGGAGTCCGGCCCGAGCGTCAGCATGCTCAGCAGCCCCACGACGACCAGGACGAGTCCGCCCGCGCCGAGGAACCTGCCGGGCAGCCGGTCCGCGAGACGGCCGCTGACCGGTGAGCAGAGGGCCACGGCGCCGATGAAGAAGACCATCGCGAGGCCGGTCGTGGCGGCGCCCCTGTCCAGCACGTCGGCGACGTAGAACGGCAGCAGGAAGTAGGAGAGCCCCACGAAGGTGCCCGTCACCAGGAGGGCGAGCATCGGCAGGCCGACGGCCCTGCGCCGCAGCAGGCCGATGACCGGGCGCGCCGAACGCAGCCGCGACCACCCCGTTCCGAGCACGGCGCCCGCCACGGCGAACAGCGCGGCGACGATCGGCTGGTCGGCCTCGATCCGGTCGAAGGCCACCAGGAGCGCGGCCACCGCGCCACCGAGCACCAGGCCGTCGCCGACCAGGGAGCGGTCGGGCCTGGTGAGCCCGCGCGGTCCCGTCGAAGGGACGAAGCGCGCCCCGAGCCAGACCACCACGATCAGGACCGGGAGCTTCATCAGCATCACAGGACGCCACCCGTACGCGTCCGCGACGAGCCCGCCGAGGGACGAGCCGCCCATCGAGCCGAGCGGCATGATCGTGGCGATGTAGCCCATGGCACGGCCGCGCTGGTCCGGGTGGACGGTGGCGGCGACCATCGGCAGGTAGAGGGCGCCGACCAGGACGCCCGCCACGCCTTGGAGGATCCGGGCGGCGATGAGGGCGGGGAAGTTCGGCGCGACGGCCGCGAGCACGCTGGTGACACCGACCGCGGGCACGGCCAGCAGGAACAGGGCCCGCAGGTCCACGCGGTCCACCCAGCGGCCCGCCGGGATCGCGAGCGCGGCCGTCGGCAGGGCGTAGGCGAGCAGCACCCACTGGGTCGCGCCGGTCCCCACGCCGAGTTCGGCGCCGATGGCGGGCAAGGTCACCGACGACAGGCTCAGTTCGAGGGTGACCATCAGAAACGCGAGCGCCAGCACGGCGACCGGCGCCCACCGCGTCCGCACGGCGTCGCTTCCCCCATCGGTCCCACAGGTCGTATGCGTCATGGCCCGAACCTAGGAACCGGGTGCCGCGCCTCGCCTCCGTCGTACGACTGGGGGTGACCAGGTAACCGGACCCGGTCATGAACCCGGTCGTCCGACAGAGGTCCGGCACCCCGGGCGCTTCCTACCGTTCCGAGTGTCCGGATCAAGGGACATCAGCGAGCGGACAGGGAGTTGAGTCGACGATGACGGAAACGGCGACGGAGAAGACGATGCGGGCGGCCGCGATCACGGCGTACGGCACGGCCGACGTCCTGCGCACCGCGGACCTGCCCGTCCCCGAGCCGGGGACCGGCCAGGTGCGGGTGCGGGTACGGGCGGCCGGGGTGATGCCGTTCGATATCGGGATCAGGCAGGGCGTGATGAGGCCGCCGGGCG contains:
- a CDS encoding MFS transporter, with translation MTHTTCGTDGGSDAVRTRWAPVAVLALAFLMVTLELSLSSVTLPAIGAELGVGTGATQWVLLAYALPTAALAIPAGRWVDRVDLRALFLLAVPAVGVTSVLAAVAPNFPALIAARILQGVAGVLVGALYLPMVAATVHPDQRGRAMGYIATIMPLGSMGGSSLGGLVADAYGWRPVMLMKLPVLIVVVWLGARFVPSTGPRGLTRPDRSLVGDGLVLGGAVAALLVAFDRIEADQPIVAALFAVAGAVLGTGWSRLRSARPVIGLLRRRAVGLPMLALLVTGTFVGLSYFLLPFYVADVLDRGAATTGLAMVFFIGAVALCSPVSGRLADRLPGRFLGAGGLVLVVVGLLSMLTLGPDSGLVDIGWRLAVIGVGQSLFGTPVNASIMAAAPPGMLGTSGGVGNTARTLGFTVGPAIAALAHGLGGGGAAGFRTGVVVLAVLQIAGILALVAAGDAGREATSGEVR
- a CDS encoding GntR family transcriptional regulator; this encodes MTAFAPDSIVLNRKLPLWYQVSQSLRASILGRTPEAPLRLPTEEQLAGHYGVSVLTMRQALKELEDEGLISRHRRRGTFIEPSAQRGSPVRLLGSVDAIVAQQSGMSTRLLEHGTAPVPAELAEHFPDSAEVATYHRLRGDELSGEPTNHARNYIRPELADRIDPDDLVRWPMTKVLRDVVGVTIGRITDTVEATLADPETARLLQVPLLSPILHYTGITYDEEGRALDVARIHYRGDRFSFTVTLDAT
- a CDS encoding type ISP restriction/modification enzyme; amino-acid sequence: MPGVTHDEAPLLGDLMPWSVAPLRPGRGWPMGPDAASLKARWDAFVRADAPARARLLAPSRSRTPHTTVAQLPGHPGGTGPLATESGRCPEPVRVLHGPFDEQWLIPDHRLIDVARPELWRVAGEGQLFLVEQGHVAGASGPAVLASAVLPDGRSPAGRPGRIRPLFRRPCGREPNVAPGLLTHLSAALGQPVDAEDLLAWTLAAARPSAGGCRVPLTSDAELWARGTELGHHLLRLQARADGARPKLPGGRRPYVRAPLPARPTALTYDADEEALCLDAGRISPVPREAWEFEVSGVRVLELWCLRRTTPTEPEDPTALEAIRPTTWPQTWTSELLELITVLTLLSELEPRRGELTDALDEERTTDAAELREAGILPVPEAARRPASVLDHHEEGPGGQFALI